A region from the Mycobacterium heidelbergense genome encodes:
- a CDS encoding 3'(2'),5'-bisphosphate nucleotidase CysQ, with protein MNDHALAARLATEAGRLLLGVRQEFADADVSERKAAGDKRSHDFLMDVLANERPGDAVLSEEGADDPARLRSERVWIVDPLDGTREFSELGRDDWAVHVALWQAGELAAGAVALPAQGVTLATPRVDAPPAAPAKVRIVVSRTRPPAIALAVRDALGGVLVEMGSAGAKVASIVQGSSDVYVHAGGQFEWDSAAPVAVARAAGLHTSRIDGSALAYNRPDPKLPDLVVCRPELAEAVLAATR; from the coding sequence ATGAATGACCACGCACTGGCCGCGCGGTTGGCCACCGAGGCCGGCCGGTTGCTGCTCGGAGTCCGGCAGGAATTCGCCGATGCCGACGTGAGCGAGCGGAAAGCCGCGGGTGACAAGCGATCCCACGACTTTCTGATGGACGTGCTCGCCAACGAGCGGCCCGGCGACGCGGTGCTGTCCGAGGAAGGCGCCGACGACCCGGCGCGGTTGCGCTCCGAGCGGGTATGGATCGTCGATCCGCTCGACGGGACCCGCGAGTTCTCCGAGCTGGGGCGCGACGACTGGGCGGTACACGTCGCGCTCTGGCAGGCCGGCGAGCTGGCCGCCGGTGCGGTGGCGCTGCCGGCGCAGGGCGTCACGTTGGCGACGCCCCGCGTCGATGCGCCCCCGGCCGCCCCGGCCAAGGTGCGCATCGTCGTCTCGCGCACCCGGCCGCCCGCCATCGCGCTGGCCGTCCGCGACGCCCTGGGCGGCGTCCTGGTGGAAATGGGTTCTGCCGGAGCCAAAGTGGCGTCCATCGTTCAGGGATCGTCCGACGTGTACGTGCACGCCGGCGGCCAATTCGAATGGGACTCCGCCGCCCCGGTCGCGGTGGCCCGAGCCGCCGGTTTGCATACCTCCCGCATCGACGGGTCCGCGCTGGCCTACAACCGGCCGGACCCCAAGCTGCCGGATCTGGTGGTCTGCCGTCCCGAGCTTGCCGAGGCGGTGCTCGCGGCCACTCGCTGA